The following are from one region of the Roseimicrobium gellanilyticum genome:
- a CDS encoding DUF1501 domain-containing protein — MSFFKTNCNGLGRRDFLQVGFGALGGLAFTDILTLRAQAAQARGKASPDQINCILVWLDGGPSHYETFDPKPDAPQDIRGDFKSIPTCVPGVHFSETVPLLAKTFNKFSVVRSICHKDPNHGGGNHYLMTGSPTPVPVGCGAFVSFHPSFGSMVSHQRGVRGGLPAYMSLPSVSRSGGPNFLGAQHAPFVIGGDPSAKSFRVRDVAIPEGISEGRAMNRNDLRASLDRMQRIHEQVAEDPTVGFDQFYQQGMELVTSPTAQAAFDLSKEPEKIRELYGKNDFGQRLLLARRLAEVGVSFTVAYWGGWDHHRALFKGYKDSYADKLDRGLSGLITDLDQRGMLDSTLVICLGEFGRTPKVNKDAGRDHWPGAMSVLMAGAGIPGGQIVGATDPKGYYASENIYSPEDFAVSLYTKLGVDPHQLLHTSTGRPVHLVNGGKPIKELFA, encoded by the coding sequence ATGAGTTTCTTCAAGACCAACTGCAATGGCCTCGGCCGCCGTGACTTCCTGCAGGTCGGCTTCGGCGCGTTGGGTGGTCTTGCCTTCACGGATATCCTCACGCTGAGGGCTCAGGCAGCCCAGGCACGGGGCAAGGCGAGCCCGGACCAGATCAATTGCATCTTGGTGTGGCTGGACGGTGGTCCCTCGCACTACGAGACTTTTGACCCGAAGCCAGACGCGCCGCAGGACATTCGCGGAGACTTCAAGTCCATCCCGACGTGCGTGCCCGGCGTGCACTTCAGCGAGACGGTTCCCCTGCTGGCGAAGACCTTCAACAAGTTCAGCGTCGTCCGTTCCATCTGCCACAAGGATCCGAACCATGGCGGTGGCAATCACTACCTGATGACGGGCTCGCCCACTCCGGTTCCGGTGGGCTGCGGGGCGTTTGTGAGCTTCCATCCTTCCTTCGGATCGATGGTGTCCCATCAACGTGGCGTGCGCGGAGGATTGCCCGCGTACATGAGCCTGCCCAGTGTCTCGCGCTCGGGTGGTCCGAACTTCCTCGGTGCGCAGCATGCCCCCTTTGTGATTGGCGGGGACCCAAGTGCCAAATCTTTCCGCGTGCGCGACGTGGCCATTCCAGAAGGCATCAGCGAAGGGCGCGCGATGAATCGCAATGACCTGCGCGCCTCGCTGGATCGCATGCAGCGCATCCACGAGCAGGTGGCGGAGGATCCCACCGTGGGCTTTGACCAGTTCTACCAGCAGGGCATGGAGCTCGTGACCTCGCCCACGGCACAGGCTGCCTTTGATCTGAGCAAGGAGCCGGAGAAAATCCGTGAGCTCTACGGGAAGAATGATTTCGGACAGCGCCTGCTTCTTGCACGTCGTCTGGCGGAGGTGGGTGTGTCTTTCACCGTGGCGTATTGGGGTGGTTGGGACCATCACCGCGCCCTCTTCAAAGGCTACAAGGACAGCTATGCGGACAAGCTGGATCGCGGTTTGAGCGGCCTTATCACGGACCTCGATCAGCGCGGCATGCTGGACAGCACGCTGGTGATTTGCCTTGGAGAATTCGGTCGCACGCCAAAGGTGAACAAGGATGCGGGCCGCGATCACTGGCCGGGAGCCATGAGCGTGCTCATGGCAGGCGCAGGCATTCCCGGCGGACAGATTGTGGGCGCCACGGATCCGAAGGGTTACTACGCCTCCGAGAACATCTATTCACCTGAGGACTTTGCCGTCTCGCTGTACACGAAGCTTGGTGTCGATCCGCATCAACTCCTGCACACCAGCACGGGGCGTCCGGTGCATCTCGTGAATGGCGGCAAGCCGATCAAGGAACTCTTCGCGTGA